The window TCATGAATGAGCGGGGCCAGTTCCACGCGGCGGCGTTCCGGTTCGCGGCGGCGGGAGAAGACCAGAATCTGGTTCACCATCTCGCGTGCGCGTGCGGCTACCTTGCGGATGCGTTCAAGATTGCTTGCGGCGCGGCTGTCCGGAGAGACTGAAGGCAGCGCGAGCTCCGCATAGCCGGATATGGCCGCGATGATGTTGTTGAAGTCATGGGCAATGCCACCTGCGAGTGTGCCCAGTTCCTCCATCTTCTGGCTCTGGCGCATTCGGGTTTCCATGCGCAGCTTTTCGGTAATGTCTCTTACTACTTCCACAATGTTAATGACCTTGCCTTCGTCATCAAGCACGGGGGTAATGGAAAGGTCGCCTTCAAGCAGACTGCCGTCTTTTCGCTTGTACGTTGTCTGGCCGCGCCATACTTCACCTTTGCCTATGTTGTCCCATATGCTCCGGTAGAAGGAATCGTCGTGCCTGTCGCTGCGGACCATGGCGATGTGCCTGCCTTTGAGCTCGGCTTCGGAGTAGCCGGTCATGGCCTGAAATGACGGGTTGGTGTATTCCACGTATCCCTGCGTATCCAGAATGAAGATGCCGTCCTCGGTCTGCTCCATGGCAGCAAGCATGCGCATGCGGTCCTTGAGCTCCTTCTTGAGCTCTTCGGTGCGTTGCTGCACGCGGCGTTGCAGGGTGCGGTTCCATATGATGATGGACACAAAGGTGAAGATCACGAAGAGCACGCTGCCTGCCACATAGAACCAGAAGCGCTTGTTCTGCAGGAAGAAGGACATGTAGTTCTGGTCCAGACGCACCCAGCGGCGATAGATGGTGCTCTGTTCGGCAGGGGTGATGCTGTCCAGCCCCTTTTGCATGATGCGGGCGAGAATGGGCCAGTCGGAGCGCACGGCAATGCGGTTGAAGATGGCAAATTCCGTATGTCCGGCAACGCGAAGGTTGGTAATGCCCTTGTCTTCGATGAAGTAGCTGGCCTGCGGCAGCGAGATGATGGTGGCGTCTATTTCGTCAAAGGAGACATGCAGCAGGGCGGCAAGGTAGTTGTAGACCGGCTGGATGTGGATTGTCGGATAATATTTATGGATGTAGTCGATGACCGCGTATTCATTGGGCAGGGCAAGTTCCATGCGTTTTTCGCGCATGGTTTCCAGCGTGAGGAAATCCTTCTGGCTCTTGTTGACCAGAATGACGGTGGGCAGTTCCAGATAGGGTTTGGTGAACTGCATATAGTCGATGCGCGCCGGATTGCCAGCAAAGGCCGCGATCATGTCTATCTCGCGATTCTTTGCCATATCGAGGAGTTGCTTCATGTTGTCCGGCTCCACGATTTTGAACTTCACGTGCAGCCGTTCTTCCAGCAGGTGCATGTAGTCCGCAACCATGCCACGGTATTCACCGTACTCATCCAGATATTCCAGCGGCCGGGAGGCAGGGGTGGCGGCAACCACGAAGGTTTTGTCATGCTCCGTGAGCCAGACCCGCTCTTCAAAGGTCAGCGGGTCCTTCCAGCCCTGATGCAATGGCAGCAGGTTCAGGGCGAAGGCTGAAATGAAGATGATGACGAGCACTGCGAAGCCGAATCCCCAGAATGGGAGATACTGTTGAGAGAGCAGGCTGGCGAAACGGCCCTTGGGGGCGCGTGCCTGCTTCCCGTTGCGGGACTTGTTTTTCCGGCTATCGCTTGTGCGGGTGGTGTTGGACATTCTTCCTCCACATTTTTCAATAATACCCAGATGCATGAAGCTTGCCAAGAAATGAATTTGTTTGCTTAATCAATCATTGTTGTTCATGGAGATTGTCATGCGGAAGCGTGCGCAGGTTTTGTGTCCCGAAAAAGTGAACATGCCCTTTAGTGTCCCGTCATTCCTTGGTTTGAGGGGCGCGTGACCGGTTGTGGTGCGGGATGTGCGGGTTGATTGTCTCGCCTGTATGGTGCATTGAGCTTTCCACAAGGACAGCAACAGCGTACACTGTGCCGAACAGGCAGGTATGGAGACGACATGGCCCGCATTCTGATTATTGATGACGATCCGGATATCAGCACGATCATTGCCCAGTTGGCAGAAGACGCAGGGCATGCGCCCTTTACTGCGGGAACACTGGGTGAGGGGTTGAGCCGCCTGCGGTCCACGGCCATAGATCTGGTGTTTCTTGATGTGCGCCTGCCGGACGGCAGGGGCATTGACGCGCTGGCGGATATCCGCAAGTCGGACGGGCAGCCTGATGTCATTATCATTACCGGGCTTGGGGATCCGGACGGCGCGGAACTGGCCATTCAGAACGGCGCGTGGGATTACATCGAGAAAGGCAGCACGCTCAAGCAGATTGCCTTTTCCATGGACAGGGCGCTCAAGTATCGTGAACGCCATCGCCAGAGTGATTCCGGTTCACTGAAGCGGGATAAGCTTGTAGGCGACAGTCCCGCGCTGCATGCCGTGCTCGAGAATCTTGTTGTGGCGTCGGCCGGAGAAGCCAGTGTGCTTATTACCGGCGAAACGGGCACCGGCAAGGAAGTGGTGGCCCGTACCGTACACGAGAACAGCAACAGGGCCTCCGGTCCCTTTGTGGTGCTTGACTGCGCCTCCATTCCCGCCAATCTGGTGGAAGGCGAGCTGTTCGGTCATGTGAAGGGCTCGTTCACCGGTGCCACTGCCTCGCGTCAGGGCGTGGTTGGGCAGGCGGACGGCGGTACGCTGTTCCTTGACGAAGTGGGCGAACTGCCGCTGGCCATGCAGGGGGCCTTCCTGCGCGTGCTGCAGGAAAAGCGTTACCGCCCTGTAGGCTCGACACGCGAACTTGTCAGTGATTTCAGGTTGGTGGCCGCTACAAACAGGGATCTTGAGGCCATGTGTCGCGCGGGTACCTTCCGTACTGATCTTTTTTATCGCATAAAATCCTGCGCCATTCTCATGCCCCCGTTGCGGCAGCGGCTGGAGGACGTTCCGGCGCTGGCACGGCATCATCTGGATGCCATCTGCGCCCGATACGGCTGGCCGTCCAAGAAGCTTTCCGAAGAGTTGCTTTCACTGCTTATGCATTACGAATGGCCGGGCAACGTGCGTGAACTGGTGCAGACTCTGGAGCGAACCGCCGTGTTTGCTGCGGAGGAAGAAACCATCTATCCCGAGCACTTGCCCGTGGATATCCGCGCCCGCGCGGCCGGTCGCATGGTGCAGCGCACCTGCGCCGTGGAAGAGGGCGGAGCTGTGTCGGCCGCTGAAGGCGTTGCTGCCCCTGAAACAACGGGGGTTGCGGTAAGGGCAGACGATGCCGCTGCCCATGCAATCGGAGAACTGCCTGCAACGGCTGCGGTTCCCCAGTCTGATATCGTTTCCCGTTACCTTGATTCCGGCGGTCCCTTCCCCTCGTTCAAGGACTATCGTACCGCCTGCATTGATCATATTGAAAAAGCCTACCTTGAGCGTCTGCTTGATGAGGCCAACGGTTCCATCAAGGAAGCCTGCAAGCTTTCCGGCCTTTCCCGCACCCGTCTGTACGTGCTGATGAAGTCGCATGGGGTGGGGAGAGAGTAGGGCGTTATACCGAGATTGTTTTTCATGCCCCGCCATCCGGCGGGGTTTTTTGTTCCGTCCTGCGGGACTGTCCCGTAATTGTGAACATCGCATAGATTGCAGTGTCCCGTTTTTGTGAACATTTGGTACGCCGCACAGGTTCACAAAAGCGGGACTCTTACGTCTGTTTTGCTCTTAACATGTCGTATATTCGTGGGAAATCGAGTTTGGCACCAATCGTGGATTGGTGCGGCGTACAGGCTGAACTGCCAGCCTGAAAGGGAATATGTGTAGGGAGTAGAGTCCGCATTCAGGACTCTCTAAACTAAAAGACATTTTTAGGAGTTCATCATGAAGCGTATTGTTGCCGTACTGCTTTGCATGGCAGCCGTTTTCGGTCTGACCGCGTGCAACGACAAGCCTGCCGAAAAGAAGGCTGAGAAGGTTACCCTGAAGTTCGCCACTCAGCACCCCATTGAGCACATGGCTCACAAGGCCGCTGAGCGCATCAAGGCTCGTGTGGAAAAGGAAACCGAAGGCCGTGTGGAGATCCAGATCTTCCCCGCCAACCAGCTGGGTGACGCTTCCCAGATTTACGAAGAAGTCATCCGCGGTTCCATCGACATCGCGCACATCACTGTGCCGGACCAGTTTGACTCCCGTCTCGGCGTAGGCTTCCTGCCCTTCATCGCCCGCGACTACGACCAGATTCGCAAGGTTTTTGCTACCGAAGCCTTTATTCCCCAGGAAATGGCTAAGATGCATGACAAGCTCGGCGTAAAGTTCTTCAGCTACTTCGGCGAAGGCTTCATCGGTGTGGGCACTGTTAAGCCTCTCGAAGCCATCAACGTTGCAGGCACCGAAAAGGGTCACATGATCCGCGTTCCCGGCCTGGACGTGTTCAAGTTCGGCGCAGAAGAGCTGGGCTTCCGCACCACCTCTCTGCCTTACGCCGACACCTATTCCGCTCTGCAGACCGGCGTTGTTGACGGCTGGCTCGGTGGCCCGCCCAACCTGAACTACCTGGGCTTCCGCGACGTCATCAAGCACTTCTACCAGTACAACGTAAACTTCGAATCTACCCAGTACGTCATGAACAAGAAGACCTTCGAAGGTATTGCTGACGCTGACCGCGCAGTAGTCGAGAAGGCATTCGTGGAAGAAGGCCAGCAGTCCTTCCTCATGGCTGAAAGCGAAGACCAGATGTACCGCAAGAAGATGCAGGAAATGGGTATCGAGGTTGTTACCTTCTCCACTCAGGAGCTGGAAGCAATGGCTAACTACGTACGCGAAAAGGCTTGGAAGCGTCTGGAAGCCAACCTTACCCCCGAACTGCTCAACGGCCTGAAGGCTTCTTACAACAACTAAACCTCCTCCAGTTTCCCGACCAGTATCTGTAACAGGATACGTCACTCCCAGTACGTGCGGCGGGTGTCCGGAATACCCCCGGACAACCGCCGCACCTTTTCGAAACGGTTCTTATCCCAACCAAAGGGGAAAAAAAGTGAACGCCATCAACTCCAATCCCGTGCAATTTTTCTGGAAGGGGCTCAACAAGTTCCAGAAGATTATTATGGCCACCACCAGCATCTGCATTGTGGTCATGATCTGTATTGCCGTGGTCGCACGATATATTTTCGGTTCCGACTTCTACGGCGCAGAAGAGCTCATCCAGATGCTTGCCTTCTGGCTCTACTTCATGGGCGCGGCCCAGGGCAGCCGCGAGCGCAGCCAGATTTCCGCCGACATTCTCACCTGCTACATCACTGACGACAAGCGCTGCCGCATGGCGCATCTGCTCAAGGATTTCATTTCCACTGCCATCTGTCTGCTGGTGACGGTATGGGCGCTGCAGTTCGTTATGTGGGGTATGCAGATGGGACCCAAGTCTCCTGTGTTCCGTCTGCCCATGCTCATTCCGCACATCGCGGTAGGGCTCGGTTTTGTTCTGATGTCCATGTATCAGGTTGTGTACCTTGTGCAGGACGTTGCTGCCCATGTGCGTCTGGCGCGCGTGGAACGTTAGGAGGGAAGTAGAAATGACAGTTGCAATAGCCATCGGTATCCTTATGTTCACGCTGTTCATCGGCGTGCCTATTCCCTTCGCCTTCTTCGGCTCCGGCGCCTACCTGATTTTTGCCGGCGGATATGACCCCGGATTCCTGCTGCCTTACGGTTTCGCCAAGATGAACTCCATCGTGCTGCTTACCATTCCGCTCTTCATCATGGCAGGCGGCGTAATGGACAAGGGCGGCATCGGCGACAAACTCGTGGAAGTTGTCGATACCATTGCCGGCCGCATCCGCGGCGGTCTGGGCGTGGTAACCGTTGTTACCTGCGCCATCTTCGGTGCCGTAACCGGCTCCTCTTCCGCCACTGTTTCCTGTATCGGCTCCATCATGATGCCCAAGCTGAAGCAGGCCGGTTACCCCATGGGCCATTCCGCTGCACTGCTCGCAAGCTCCGGCGTTCTGGGTATCCTTATTCCCCCGAGCATGCTGATGATTCTGTATGCGTGGATGGGTAACCAATCCGTTCTCGCCTGCTTCCTCGCTGCCTTTGTTCCCGGTCTCATCCTGACCGTGCTGCTCAGCCTCGTGAACCTGTTCCTGCTGCGCAATAACAAGAATATCGCTGTGTCGCCTGCCATGGACATGGCCACCACCGCCAAGACTTTTGCTACCAAGAGCGCCAAGGCTTCTCCGGCCCTGATGATGCCCGTGATCATTCTCGGCGGCATCTACGGCGGCATCATGACTCCCACGGAAGCTGCAGCCGTTGCGGTTCTCTATGCCATCCCCGTGGCCATGTTCGTGTACCGCGGCCTCAAGGCCAAGAACCTCATGTATACCCTGATTGAATCCGCCACCACCACCGGCGTTATCATGGCCATGATGTTTGCGGTTATGATCCTTTCCCGTCTGTACATCATGGAAAACCTGCCCGATCAGATCATGGGCGTGCTGACTTCCATTTCTGACAACAAGTTCGTGCTGCTGATGATGATCAACGTGTTCATGCTTATCATGGGTATGCTCATGGACGACGTTTCCGGTGTGCTGCTTGGTACCCCCATTCTGGTTCCCCTGATCATGAAGCTTGGTGTTGACCCCATCCAGTTTGCCGCTATCATGGGTGTTAACCTCGGCATGGGTAACGTTACGCCGCCCACGGCTCCGCTGCTGTATCTCTCGGGCCGTATATCCGGCGCACCCGTGACCGAAATGCTGAAGCCCACGTTGTACCTCATTCTGTTCGCATGGCTGCCTACGCTGCTGCTGACCACCTACGTGCCTGAAGTGTCTCTGACCCTCGTGCATTACCTGATGGGCAACTAGGCAAAAGGAAAATACTGAAATGCGTAGCTTACGGGAATTGTACCGCATTGGCGTCGGGCCTTCTTCCAGCCATACCATGGGCCCCAAGATCGCAGCAGAGCGTTTTCTGGAGCGCAACCCCTCGGCTGTCTCCTTCAAGGTGTATCTGTATGAGAGCCTTGGTGCCACCGGCAAGGGTCACCTTACTGACTGGGCAGTGCAGCAGGTTCTGGGACCGGACCGGACGGAAATCGTCTGGTGTCCCGAACTCAAGCAGCCCCTGCATCCCAACGGTATGCTCTTCGAGGCGCTTGATGCCGAATGCAAGGTGATCAATTCGTGGACCGTGTACAGTGTTGGAGGTGGTGCCATCCGTGAGGAAGGCGAAGCTGCCGATGCAGGCCAGCATGTTTACGATCTGCCGGATATTGCCACCATAATGGCGCACTGCGAAGACAAGGGCATTACCTACTGGGAATATGTGGAACGCTGCGAAGGGCCCGCCATATGGGACTTCCTTGGCGAAGTGTGGATGACCATGCGTTCCGCAATCGAACGCGGGCTTGATACGCAGGGCGTTCTGCCCGGGTCCATAGGTCTGCGCCGCCATGCGTGGAGCTACTACCGCAAGACCAAGCTTGCCGGCCCCGACATGCAGCAGTCCGGTCTGCTCACGGCCTATGCCATGGCGGTTTCCGAAGAAAACGCCGCGGGCGGCACTATTGTCACCGCACCCACCTGCGGGGCATGTGGCATCGTGCCTGCCGTGCTGCACTACCTGCAGCAGACCGGTTCCCTTTCCGACAAGGATGTGCTGCGCGCTCTGGCTACGGCAGGTCTGTTCGGGAACGTGATCAAGCATAACGGCTCCATCTCCGGCGCTGAAGTGGGTTGCCAGGGTGAAGTGGGCTCTGCCTGCGCCATGGCTGCCGCTGCCGCGACCCAGCTTATGGGCGGTTCGCTGCGTCAGGTGGAATATGCTGCGGAAATGGGGCTTGAGCACCACCTTGGGCTCACCTGCGACCCGGTGGATGGTCTTGTGCAGATTCCCTGTATCGAACGCAATGCCTGCGCCGCCAGCCGTGCCCTTTCCTGCGGCCAGATGGCTATTCTCTCCGATGGCTCGCACCGCATTCCCTTTGATGAAGTGGTGCACGTCATGACCCAGACCGGGCATGACCTGCCCAGCCTGTACCGCGAAACCTCCACCGGAGGTTTGGCTCAGGCCTACTTTGCTCGAATGAAAAACAAGGCATAATACGGAAAAGCGCCCCTCCTCCGCATGCGGATGGAGGGGCTTTTTTTACAGGAGCTCATGGATGGAAAATGTGATTTCCGAACCGGCCAGCATATTCAATGACGTAATCGGTCCTGTCATGACGGGGCCTTCAAGTTCGCACACCGCCGGTCCCGCCCGCATAGGCAAAGCAATCCACGGGCTGGTAGGCGGGATAAGCAAGGCGGTTATCCATTTCAAGAAGGATGGTTCGTACCCGGGCACATACCGTGGGCAGGGTACGGACAAAGGATTCATCGGCGGTCTGCTTGGATTCGGTCCCGAACATGAGCTGCTTGGCGACTCGCTGCAGGAGGCAGGGAGGCGGGGGCTGGAGTTCGCCTTCGAGATTGAGGAGAACAGCCATCCTAATCCCAATACTGCCCGCATTGTAGTTGAGGATGCAGCCGGAAATGAGCGTGAGTTTCTTACGGAATCCACGGGCGGCGGCATGTTCCGGATCGTTGCCATGGACGGCTTTCCCGTATCTGTCACCGGAGAATTTTGGGAACTGTTTGTCCAGCATCCGCTATCTGTCGCGCTTGATGAGCTGAATGCGCAGGCGCTGGGCTGTGGTTGCCGTATTGTCCGGCAAGAGAACTCCTCGGGTTGCCTGTTGCAGGTGACAGGGCAGGCCCCCTTTGCTTCCGCCCTGCTGGACGCGGTTAATGCGTTGCGGGACGAGACTGAATGCCGCGTCTCCTTTCTTGACCCGCTGTTGCCGGTAGCCGGGAAATTTCGGTATGATCTCCCGTTCTTCACGGCGGCGGAGGCCCTGAAGACGTGTGGAGATACCGCTGCCACGGCAGCCGGATTGGCTCTTGACTATGAGCGGGCACGGAGCGGATGTGGTGACGATGATATTTTGTCCCGCATGGTGGATATTGTTCGCGTGATGCGGCGTGCCTCCGTTGCAGG is drawn from Desulfovibrio mangrovi and contains these coding sequences:
- a CDS encoding ATP-binding protein, which codes for MSNTTRTSDSRKNKSRNGKQARAPKGRFASLLSQQYLPFWGFGFAVLVIIFISAFALNLLPLHQGWKDPLTFEERVWLTEHDKTFVVAATPASRPLEYLDEYGEYRGMVADYMHLLEERLHVKFKIVEPDNMKQLLDMAKNREIDMIAAFAGNPARIDYMQFTKPYLELPTVILVNKSQKDFLTLETMREKRMELALPNEYAVIDYIHKYYPTIHIQPVYNYLAALLHVSFDEIDATIISLPQASYFIEDKGITNLRVAGHTEFAIFNRIAVRSDWPILARIMQKGLDSITPAEQSTIYRRWVRLDQNYMSFFLQNKRFWFYVAGSVLFVIFTFVSIIIWNRTLQRRVQQRTEELKKELKDRMRMLAAMEQTEDGIFILDTQGYVEYTNPSFQAMTGYSEAELKGRHIAMVRSDRHDDSFYRSIWDNIGKGEVWRGQTTYKRKDGSLLEGDLSITPVLDDEGKVINIVEVVRDITEKLRMETRMRQSQKMEELGTLAGGIAHDFNNIIAAISGYAELALPSVSPDSRAASNLERIRKVAARAREMVNQILVFSRRREPERRRVELAPLIHEVLNLLRTSLPSTITIEADLQAEGTLMADPSQIHQIIMNLGTNAAYAMRETGGVLRVSTRPRTLTERDITPTSQLVPGRYIQLEVSDSGSGIPADLLNRIFDPFFTTKPQGEGTGMGLAMVHGIIGSMGGEITARSKEGKGTAFTLLLPLAGKADAEVAGEEEAAVHGQGRILLVDDEEDLVAINSQLLEDLGYKVTGLTDSRAALERVAATPDAFDLIVTDQTMPGLTGSKLAESVYAIRPDLPVILCTGYSEALRSIREGQHGIRKIMLKPFELAEFSRIVREVLDA
- a CDS encoding sigma-54-dependent transcriptional regulator, coding for MARILIIDDDPDISTIIAQLAEDAGHAPFTAGTLGEGLSRLRSTAIDLVFLDVRLPDGRGIDALADIRKSDGQPDVIIITGLGDPDGAELAIQNGAWDYIEKGSTLKQIAFSMDRALKYRERHRQSDSGSLKRDKLVGDSPALHAVLENLVVASAGEASVLITGETGTGKEVVARTVHENSNRASGPFVVLDCASIPANLVEGELFGHVKGSFTGATASRQGVVGQADGGTLFLDEVGELPLAMQGAFLRVLQEKRYRPVGSTRELVSDFRLVAATNRDLEAMCRAGTFRTDLFYRIKSCAILMPPLRQRLEDVPALARHHLDAICARYGWPSKKLSEELLSLLMHYEWPGNVRELVQTLERTAVFAAEEETIYPEHLPVDIRARAAGRMVQRTCAVEEGGAVSAAEGVAAPETTGVAVRADDAAAHAIGELPATAAVPQSDIVSRYLDSGGPFPSFKDYRTACIDHIEKAYLERLLDEANGSIKEACKLSGLSRTRLYVLMKSHGVGRE
- the dctP gene encoding TRAP transporter substrate-binding protein DctP, which translates into the protein MKRIVAVLLCMAAVFGLTACNDKPAEKKAEKVTLKFATQHPIEHMAHKAAERIKARVEKETEGRVEIQIFPANQLGDASQIYEEVIRGSIDIAHITVPDQFDSRLGVGFLPFIARDYDQIRKVFATEAFIPQEMAKMHDKLGVKFFSYFGEGFIGVGTVKPLEAINVAGTEKGHMIRVPGLDVFKFGAEELGFRTTSLPYADTYSALQTGVVDGWLGGPPNLNYLGFRDVIKHFYQYNVNFESTQYVMNKKTFEGIADADRAVVEKAFVEEGQQSFLMAESEDQMYRKKMQEMGIEVVTFSTQELEAMANYVREKAWKRLEANLTPELLNGLKASYNN
- a CDS encoding TRAP transporter small permease is translated as MNAINSNPVQFFWKGLNKFQKIIMATTSICIVVMICIAVVARYIFGSDFYGAEELIQMLAFWLYFMGAAQGSRERSQISADILTCYITDDKRCRMAHLLKDFISTAICLLVTVWALQFVMWGMQMGPKSPVFRLPMLIPHIAVGLGFVLMSMYQVVYLVQDVAAHVRLARVER
- a CDS encoding TRAP transporter large permease, with protein sequence MTVAIAIGILMFTLFIGVPIPFAFFGSGAYLIFAGGYDPGFLLPYGFAKMNSIVLLTIPLFIMAGGVMDKGGIGDKLVEVVDTIAGRIRGGLGVVTVVTCAIFGAVTGSSSATVSCIGSIMMPKLKQAGYPMGHSAALLASSGVLGILIPPSMLMILYAWMGNQSVLACFLAAFVPGLILTVLLSLVNLFLLRNNKNIAVSPAMDMATTAKTFATKSAKASPALMMPVIILGGIYGGIMTPTEAAAVAVLYAIPVAMFVYRGLKAKNLMYTLIESATTTGVIMAMMFAVMILSRLYIMENLPDQIMGVLTSISDNKFVLLMMINVFMLIMGMLMDDVSGVLLGTPILVPLIMKLGVDPIQFAAIMGVNLGMGNVTPPTAPLLYLSGRISGAPVTEMLKPTLYLILFAWLPTLLLTTYVPEVSLTLVHYLMGN
- a CDS encoding L-serine ammonia-lyase, whose protein sequence is MRSLRELYRIGVGPSSSHTMGPKIAAERFLERNPSAVSFKVYLYESLGATGKGHLTDWAVQQVLGPDRTEIVWCPELKQPLHPNGMLFEALDAECKVINSWTVYSVGGGAIREEGEAADAGQHVYDLPDIATIMAHCEDKGITYWEYVERCEGPAIWDFLGEVWMTMRSAIERGLDTQGVLPGSIGLRRHAWSYYRKTKLAGPDMQQSGLLTAYAMAVSEENAAGGTIVTAPTCGACGIVPAVLHYLQQTGSLSDKDVLRALATAGLFGNVIKHNGSISGAEVGCQGEVGSACAMAAAAATQLMGGSLRQVEYAAEMGLEHHLGLTCDPVDGLVQIPCIERNACAASRALSCGQMAILSDGSHRIPFDEVVHVMTQTGHDLPSLYRETSTGGLAQAYFARMKNKA
- a CDS encoding L-serine ammonia-lyase, iron-sulfur-dependent, subunit alpha; protein product: MENVISEPASIFNDVIGPVMTGPSSSHTAGPARIGKAIHGLVGGISKAVIHFKKDGSYPGTYRGQGTDKGFIGGLLGFGPEHELLGDSLQEAGRRGLEFAFEIEENSHPNPNTARIVVEDAAGNEREFLTESTGGGMFRIVAMDGFPVSVTGEFWELFVQHPLSVALDELNAQALGCGCRIVRQENSSGCLLQVTGQAPFASALLDAVNALRDETECRVSFLDPLLPVAGKFRYDLPFFTAAEALKTCGDTAATAAGLALDYERARSGCGDDDILSRMVDIVRVMRRASVAGMEGELPVSGFLKPKAAAMARAVSEVRLADLGVMNRGMVIATAIMEYNSSGGIVVAAPTAGSCGVLPAAVLSLAESMGLSEAEQAEAMLAAGVVGVFIAHQATFAAEVCACQAEVGAASAMAAAAVVQILGGNASQAFSAAGLALQNVLGLICDPVAGLVEIPCINRNTMGAANAVASANMVMAGFDPVIPLDEVVATMLRVGNMLPAELRCTNRGGLCTTPTACRIQDSLSAR